The Hyphococcus flavus genome contains a region encoding:
- a CDS encoding uroporphyrinogen-III synthase, with the protein MRVLVTRAEPGASVFADLCRANGHTPVLAPVMEIEIYQQPVDVSGAGALAFTSANGVRAFAANEERRDLVVFAVGAVTAEAAVAAGFKNIKVAEGDVQSLAAHIEAERAMASNGVLHIAGDDRAGDLVALLASAGIRAERLTLYKARALKALPAGTATMIKTNPPEWASFFSPRSARLFLELAESAGVNSALKSMNAACLSEAVADAAGDIWRKKLVSPGRNAESLVKMIAAQKDMRA; encoded by the coding sequence ATGAGGGTGCTCGTCACCAGGGCCGAGCCCGGCGCATCTGTGTTTGCCGACCTGTGTCGAGCCAATGGTCATACGCCCGTGTTGGCGCCGGTGATGGAAATCGAGATTTACCAGCAACCGGTGGATGTTAGCGGCGCCGGCGCGCTTGCCTTCACTTCCGCCAATGGCGTGCGCGCCTTCGCGGCAAACGAGGAGCGGCGCGACCTGGTTGTTTTTGCGGTGGGCGCGGTCACTGCTGAGGCGGCGGTGGCAGCCGGTTTCAAGAACATAAAAGTTGCTGAAGGTGACGTGCAAAGCCTTGCTGCTCATATCGAAGCCGAAAGGGCTATGGCGTCAAATGGCGTTTTGCACATCGCAGGCGATGATCGCGCTGGCGATCTCGTTGCCCTTCTGGCGTCTGCCGGGATCAGGGCGGAGCGCCTTACGCTCTATAAAGCCAGAGCGCTGAAAGCATTGCCGGCTGGCACGGCCACAATGATCAAAACCAATCCGCCGGAATGGGCGTCGTTTTTTTCGCCTCGCTCTGCGCGGTTGTTTCTGGAATTAGCAGAAAGCGCTGGCGTAAACAGCGCCCTGAAATCCATGAATGCCGCCTGCCTGAGCGAGGCTGTCGCTGACGCCGCTGGCGACATTTGGCGCAAAAAGCTTGTGTCGCCTGGACGCAATGCTGAAAGTCTCGTCAAAATGATTGCGGCTCAGAAGGACATGCGCGCTTGA
- a CDS encoding COG4223 family protein has protein sequence MSENGNKPEDDADKTGAPEVEAEVVEETDGAASAFDETPPDVEEALAGAEEELGGRKSTLTPGVMLFFAFVIVAVIALGVWRFQSAGQTQAPTQDETGSIDTNVNERSSDPDEANEPVAVPIEPQSSVDDAKIGNLQGDDLKPEQSPPAQNGGFLPPVTKEGAEKLANSVEEGAKEAMRRIQEAEAAVENGSENQSADEVTGFDVEEAETDSNQSSASSDAAPANTENEPPVMEQGLVNRDDPIVQEPPGLGAEKLANDLDDLRRETARLEGALKAEQARNVELAAEIASLRESFETALAARDERYAGEISAMRTSLQKIQNTEVEGATDKLKATLALRALQRKVEAGAPFASELTAVAEYAPEEASKLAPYAHDGVPTEMELQEGFDAAARAGLAAAGLEKAGGGVSGVIARAQSLVSVRPAAPQTGDTPRAVISRAEHALGEGDLTSALNELASLPPSAQEAMTGWVELARSSSLASSVLNTLSDRFAANGSE, from the coding sequence GTGAGCGAGAACGGCAACAAGCCGGAAGATGACGCCGACAAGACTGGCGCGCCGGAAGTCGAAGCCGAAGTCGTCGAAGAGACGGATGGCGCTGCTTCCGCTTTTGACGAGACCCCGCCGGATGTTGAGGAAGCGCTCGCAGGCGCTGAAGAAGAATTAGGCGGGCGCAAGTCAACGCTGACGCCGGGCGTGATGTTGTTTTTTGCATTTGTAATCGTGGCGGTCATTGCGCTTGGCGTATGGCGATTTCAGTCAGCAGGCCAGACACAGGCTCCGACGCAAGATGAAACCGGCTCTATCGATACAAATGTGAACGAGCGGTCTTCGGACCCTGACGAAGCAAACGAGCCTGTTGCGGTTCCCATTGAGCCCCAATCTTCCGTTGATGATGCAAAAATCGGCAACTTACAGGGCGATGACCTGAAGCCCGAACAGTCGCCGCCAGCGCAAAACGGCGGGTTCCTGCCGCCTGTGACGAAGGAAGGCGCGGAAAAGCTCGCCAACAGCGTTGAGGAAGGTGCAAAAGAAGCCATGCGCCGGATACAGGAAGCTGAAGCAGCGGTTGAAAATGGATCGGAAAATCAGAGTGCGGATGAAGTAACCGGTTTTGACGTTGAAGAAGCTGAGACCGACAGTAATCAGTCCAGCGCCTCTTCGGATGCAGCCCCCGCCAACACGGAAAATGAGCCGCCGGTGATGGAGCAAGGTTTGGTTAATCGTGACGATCCGATTGTACAAGAACCGCCTGGGCTTGGGGCTGAGAAGCTCGCCAATGACCTCGACGACCTGCGCCGTGAAACCGCGCGGCTTGAAGGCGCGCTTAAAGCCGAGCAGGCTCGGAATGTCGAACTTGCTGCGGAGATCGCCAGCTTGAGGGAGAGTTTCGAAACGGCGCTCGCGGCCCGCGATGAGCGTTATGCAGGCGAGATTTCCGCCATGCGTACGAGCCTTCAAAAAATTCAGAACACGGAAGTTGAGGGCGCGACGGACAAGCTGAAAGCGACACTCGCGCTGCGCGCCCTACAGAGAAAGGTTGAGGCTGGCGCGCCGTTCGCAAGCGAGCTCACGGCGGTTGCGGAATATGCACCAGAAGAGGCCTCCAAACTCGCGCCTTATGCGCATGACGGCGTGCCGACCGAGATGGAGCTGCAGGAAGGATTTGACGCAGCCGCGCGCGCCGGGTTGGCGGCGGCGGGACTGGAAAAAGCGGGCGGCGGCGTTTCCGGCGTCATTGCACGTGCGCAAAGCCTTGTCTCCGTCAGGCCAGCAGCGCCGCAGACAGGCGACACGCCGCGCGCCGTCATTTCCCGTGCTGAGCACGCCCTCGGCGAGGGTGATTTAACCTCCGCTTTAAACGAACTTGCTAGTCTGCCGCCATCGGCCCAAGAGGCCATGACTGGCTGGGTGGAATTGGCGCGTAGTAGCAGTCTGGCGTCATCAGTCTTAAACACGCTGTCAGACCGATTTGCAGCCAACGGTTCGGAGTAA
- a CDS encoding heme biosynthesis protein HemY yields MIRILIFLLGLFFFAGAITYFASLDSRITGEAFGMRFDGPSGLIVGGIILAFLAAIYLTHKIKDIIALPAKIRAKDAASKRERGIAALTRGFEAVAVGDGNDAAHHARVARRHLDDEALTRLLRAQAAQLSGDTEAAKASFSAMLEAPESEFLGLKGLYAQAMAAGDTAAAKGYAERAFHLRPNAAWAFQSVFDLGLERGAWRETREALANARKNNLIEEDKANRARAALLTADAYALRSSNKSEALSDLETALKLAPSFAPAALLAGELHLDAGHKNKAARVVETGFTGAAHPALIKFYDRLYKDESAEKRAERLKKLAEKNPTSDEAALLRARAAMLSEDWQTAIDALEPLVSGGGSAAAYALMAKAIAGRDGEEAAKPWMEHAASAPRDPRPGADGEFHLTRDGWARLVREYMDYARLSPPPIEEAAEGLSADEVRLLLAPPVAEEPLPIDEGEAAQEIASSLGAEKEPREQEEKLSADFGSLDDEDDHIHDDEEAERAAAAARNVS; encoded by the coding sequence ATGATCCGTATTCTGATATTTTTGCTGGGGTTGTTCTTTTTTGCCGGTGCAATCACTTATTTCGCCAGCCTTGATAGCCGTATTACGGGCGAAGCTTTCGGCATGCGTTTCGATGGGCCCTCAGGCCTAATCGTCGGCGGCATTATTCTGGCGTTCCTGGCGGCTATTTATCTCACGCACAAAATCAAGGACATTATCGCTTTGCCGGCGAAAATCCGCGCCAAGGACGCAGCGTCGAAACGCGAACGTGGTATTGCTGCGCTGACACGCGGTTTTGAAGCAGTGGCGGTTGGTGATGGAAATGACGCCGCACACCATGCGCGCGTAGCGCGCCGTCATCTTGATGATGAGGCGCTGACGCGGCTCTTAAGGGCGCAAGCGGCGCAACTTTCAGGCGATACGGAAGCGGCGAAGGCGAGCTTTTCAGCCATGCTTGAGGCGCCGGAGTCCGAGTTTCTGGGGCTCAAGGGTCTTTATGCGCAGGCGATGGCGGCGGGCGATACTGCTGCTGCCAAAGGCTATGCGGAACGGGCCTTTCACTTACGCCCCAATGCCGCCTGGGCGTTCCAGTCTGTTTTCGACCTCGGTCTTGAGCGCGGCGCCTGGCGCGAAACGCGTGAGGCGCTCGCGAATGCGCGCAAAAACAACTTAATCGAAGAAGACAAGGCTAACCGCGCCCGCGCCGCCTTGCTAACGGCCGACGCATACGCCTTGCGGTCGAGCAACAAGAGCGAGGCGCTTTCTGATCTCGAAACAGCTTTAAAACTTGCGCCCAGTTTTGCCCCAGCGGCGCTGCTCGCCGGTGAGTTGCACCTCGACGCTGGTCATAAGAACAAGGCGGCGCGCGTTGTTGAGACTGGCTTTACAGGTGCGGCGCATCCAGCACTCATCAAGTTTTATGACCGTCTTTATAAAGATGAATCGGCGGAAAAACGCGCAGAACGGCTCAAAAAACTTGCAGAGAAAAACCCTACATCGGATGAAGCGGCGTTGCTGCGTGCGCGCGCGGCGATGTTAAGCGAAGATTGGCAGACTGCGATTGACGCGCTAGAGCCGCTAGTTTCCGGCGGCGGCAGCGCGGCGGCTTATGCGTTGATGGCGAAGGCGATCGCCGGGCGCGACGGCGAGGAGGCGGCGAAACCATGGATGGAGCATGCCGCCTCCGCCCCGCGCGATCCGCGTCCTGGCGCTGACGGCGAATTTCATCTGACCCGTGACGGCTGGGCTCGGCTGGTGCGCGAATATATGGATTACGCCCGGCTTTCCCCGCCGCCGATCGAGGAAGCGGCAGAAGGCCTTTCCGCCGATGAAGTGAGGCTGTTGTTGGCGCCGCCTGTTGCGGAGGAGCCGCTTCCTATTGATGAGGGTGAAGCCGCGCAAGAGATCGCTTCATCTCTGGGCGCAGAAAAGGAGCCGCGGGAACAGGAAGAAAAACTTTCCGCCGACTTCGGTTCTCTCGACGACGAAGACGATCACATTCATGATGATGAAGAGGCCGAGCGGGCCGCCGCGGCGGCCAGGAACGTTTCGTGA